A stretch of Aedes aegypti strain LVP_AGWG chromosome 2, AaegL5.0 Primary Assembly, whole genome shotgun sequence DNA encodes these proteins:
- the LOC5569763 gene encoding protein FAM151B isoform X1 has protein sequence MMRCSIFHRLFLLIDIFFFVGMADARLIGHIDNLTDITWAHAVDSQKYLLEVLNSDIDFIEADILLGHVDNDCGDQHILPIMAHPPATTSDISLESFLTQIQEYNSIVEPNKVKGVKLDFKSINALEASIDIINSIYNKQSFPTWINADILPGPVNNTETVPVDPKRFFDAVKQLGPVVLSIGWTTKWSESSLDGCYTEDHVNEMISVIKENHIDKQGIAITFPVRAGIAANSLNQLKILHRAFNNKINVTFTIWSSANDAVNVEKLRQFIFTIGLNKVYVDVPADLKNQLHLDDVSL, from the exons ATGATGAGGTGCTCAATATTTCATCGTCTGTTTTTGCTGATAG atattttctTCTTTGTTGGCATGGCTGATGCAAGGCTCATCGGTCATATTGATAACCTGACAGACATTACATGGGCACATGCTGTCGATAGCCAAAAGTATCTGTTGGAGGTCCTCAATA GTGACATAGATTTCATAGAGGCGGATATTTTATTAGGGCATGTCGACAATGATTGTGGGGATCAACATATACTCCCTATCATGGCACATCCACCAGCAACAACATCTGATATTTCTTTGGAATCTTTCTTGACGCAGATACAGGAATACAATAGTATTGTTGAACCAAATAAAGTGAAAGGTGTAAAGTTAGATTTCAAATCGATAAATGCTTTAGAGGCATCCATTGACATTATCAACAGTATATATAATAAGCAGTCATTTCCCACATGGATTAATGCTGATATTTTACCAGGCCCAGTAAATAATACAGAAACCGTCCCAGTAGATCCAAAGCGTTTTTTCGATGCAGTGAAGCAACTAGGCCCGGTCGTTTTATCTATCGGGTGGACAACTAAATGGAGTGAATCATCTTTAGATGGATGCTATACCGAAGATCATGTCAATGAAATGATAAGTGTCATCAAAGAAAATCACATTGATAAACAAGGAATAGCCATTACATTTCCTGTTCGTGCAGGTATTGCGGCAAATAGTCTGAATCAATTGAAGATCCTCCATAGAGCAttcaataataaaatcaatgttaCATTTACCATTTGGTCCAGTGCAAATGATGCAGTCAACGTAGAGAAACTAAGGCAGTTCATATTTACTATTGGTTTGAATAAGGTTTATGTGGACGTCCCAGCTGATTTGAAAAACCAACTACACTTGGATGATGTTTctctttaa
- the LOC5569763 gene encoding protein FAM151B isoform X2 — protein MADARLIGHIDNLTDITWAHAVDSQKYLLEVLNSDIDFIEADILLGHVDNDCGDQHILPIMAHPPATTSDISLESFLTQIQEYNSIVEPNKVKGVKLDFKSINALEASIDIINSIYNKQSFPTWINADILPGPVNNTETVPVDPKRFFDAVKQLGPVVLSIGWTTKWSESSLDGCYTEDHVNEMISVIKENHIDKQGIAITFPVRAGIAANSLNQLKILHRAFNNKINVTFTIWSSANDAVNVEKLRQFIFTIGLNKVYVDVPADLKNQLHLDDVSL, from the exons ATGGCTGATGCAAGGCTCATCGGTCATATTGATAACCTGACAGACATTACATGGGCACATGCTGTCGATAGCCAAAAGTATCTGTTGGAGGTCCTCAATA GTGACATAGATTTCATAGAGGCGGATATTTTATTAGGGCATGTCGACAATGATTGTGGGGATCAACATATACTCCCTATCATGGCACATCCACCAGCAACAACATCTGATATTTCTTTGGAATCTTTCTTGACGCAGATACAGGAATACAATAGTATTGTTGAACCAAATAAAGTGAAAGGTGTAAAGTTAGATTTCAAATCGATAAATGCTTTAGAGGCATCCATTGACATTATCAACAGTATATATAATAAGCAGTCATTTCCCACATGGATTAATGCTGATATTTTACCAGGCCCAGTAAATAATACAGAAACCGTCCCAGTAGATCCAAAGCGTTTTTTCGATGCAGTGAAGCAACTAGGCCCGGTCGTTTTATCTATCGGGTGGACAACTAAATGGAGTGAATCATCTTTAGATGGATGCTATACCGAAGATCATGTCAATGAAATGATAAGTGTCATCAAAGAAAATCACATTGATAAACAAGGAATAGCCATTACATTTCCTGTTCGTGCAGGTATTGCGGCAAATAGTCTGAATCAATTGAAGATCCTCCATAGAGCAttcaataataaaatcaatgttaCATTTACCATTTGGTCCAGTGCAAATGATGCAGTCAACGTAGAGAAACTAAGGCAGTTCATATTTACTATTGGTTTGAATAAGGTTTATGTGGACGTCCCAGCTGATTTGAAAAACCAACTACACTTGGATGATGTTTctctttaa